Within the Nocardioides humi genome, the region GTTTCCCGTGAAACCTCTGGGACCACTGTGGTTTTGTCTTTCTAGCCACAAGTCGCTTTAGGTCTTTGTCGACAAAGCCACGTTCCGATGAAAGTGGCCTGCTTGTTGACCGAAACTGGCACTTCTTGACCGTTGCAACGGCCACTAAGTGCAGGAATCACCGCCGAAGCGGTGATTCCTGCACTTAGCTGACCCGGGCTTTCGAGGTCACCGGCGGCCACTGCTGCCTCAGATCGGGCGGTCGCGCCGGTTCCTTGGGTCGATCAGGTCGACGATCCGCTGGAGGTCGCCGGTGTTGGCGAACTCGATGGTGATCCGGCCCTTGGCCTTGCCGAGGTCGATCTTGACCCGGGTCTCCAGCCGGTCCCCGAGCCGCTCGGAGAGCTCGCCCAGGCCCGGTGCCTGCGGCTTCGCGCGGCGGGGGCGGGACGTCGTACCGCCGGTGCCGTCGCCGACCGCGACGATCTCCTCCAGGCCGCGCACCGAGATGCCCTCGGCGACGACGCGCTGGGCGAGGCGGTCCTGCTGCTCGGCGTCGCCGACACCCAGCAGGGCGCGGGCGTGTCCGGCGGACAGCACGCCGGCGGCGACCCGGCGCTGGACGGCGGGGGAGAGCTTGAGGAGGCGCAGCGTGTTGCTGATCTGGGGGCGGGAGCGGCCGATCCGCTGGGCCAGCTCGTCGTGCGTGCAGGAGAAGTCCTCGAGCAGCTGCTGGTAGGCGGCCGCCTCCTCGAGCGGGTTGAGGTTGCTGCGGTGCAGGTTCTCCAGCAGCGCGTCGCGGAGCATGTCGGTGTCGTCGGTCTCGCGGACGATCGCGGGGATCGTGGCGAGACCGGCCTGCTGGGTGGCGCGCCAGCGACGCTCGCCCATGACCAGCTCGTAGGCGTCCGGGCCGGTCCGACGGACGACGACCGGCTGCAGGAGGCCGATCTCCTTGACCGAGTGGACCAGCTCGGCCATCGCCTCCTCGTCGAAGACGGTCCGCGGGTTCACCGCGTTGGGCGCGATCTGGTCGACGGGCAGCTCGGCGAAGTAGGCGCCGTCGACGGGCCGCAGACCCGAATCCGCGATCTGAGCGCCGTTCGCGGCCCCGGTGGACCCGGGGTCCGCCGAGGTGCTGGACGTGGCTCCAGCGGCAAAGTCCGGATCCTGGGCGCCGGAGTTGACACCGGCCGCCTCGGCGCTGCCGGGAGCGGGCGTGGGCGGCGCGGTCGGGATGAGCGAGCCGAGGCCCCGGCCGAGGCCGCGGCGGGGGGTGCTGGAACTCACGAGAGGCTCCCTCGGGTGACGATCTCGCGCGCTGCCTCGAGGTAGCTCAGCGCGCCGGGCGAACCGGGATCGTAGGTCATCACGGTCTG harbors:
- a CDS encoding ParB/RepB/Spo0J family partition protein — translated: MSSSTPRRGLGRGLGSLIPTAPPTPAPGSAEAAGVNSGAQDPDFAAGATSSTSADPGSTGAANGAQIADSGLRPVDGAYFAELPVDQIAPNAVNPRTVFDEEAMAELVHSVKEIGLLQPVVVRRTGPDAYELVMGERRWRATQQAGLATIPAIVRETDDTDMLRDALLENLHRSNLNPLEEAAAYQQLLEDFSCTHDELAQRIGRSRPQISNTLRLLKLSPAVQRRVAAGVLSAGHARALLGVGDAEQQDRLAQRVVAEGISVRGLEEIVAVGDGTGGTTSRPRRAKPQAPGLGELSERLGDRLETRVKIDLGKAKGRITIEFANTGDLQRIVDLIDPRNRRDRPI